In the genome of Streptomyces collinus, one region contains:
- a CDS encoding AzlD domain-containing protein — MNVWIAIGVTVLGCYAVKLAGLLVPAGALERPLVKRLAALLPVALLAALTAQQTFADGQTLVLDARAAGLAAAAVALVLRAPFLLVVAAAVLVTAGVRAMGAG, encoded by the coding sequence GTGAACGTCTGGATCGCGATCGGTGTGACCGTCCTCGGGTGCTACGCCGTCAAGCTCGCCGGCCTTTTGGTGCCGGCGGGAGCCCTGGAGCGGCCCCTCGTCAAACGCCTCGCCGCACTGCTGCCCGTCGCGCTGCTCGCGGCCCTCACCGCCCAGCAGACCTTCGCCGACGGGCAGACGCTGGTGCTGGACGCGCGGGCCGCCGGACTCGCCGCCGCGGCCGTCGCACTGGTGCTGCGCGCCCCGTTCCTGCTGGTCGTGGCCGCGGCCGTGCTGGTGACCGCCGGGGTGCGGGCCATGGGGGCCGGGTGA
- a CDS encoding DUF3046 domain-containing protein, with the protein MRLTVFWQRMAEHFGPGYAETFARDHVMSELGGRTVHEALDAGWGAKEVWQVVCSVMDVPRERR; encoded by the coding sequence ATGCGGTTGACGGTCTTCTGGCAGCGAATGGCGGAGCACTTCGGTCCTGGTTACGCCGAAACCTTCGCGCGCGATCACGTCATGTCCGAGCTGGGCGGGCGGACGGTGCACGAGGCGCTGGACGCCGGCTGGGGCGCCAAAGAGGTCTGGCAGGTGGTCTGCTCGGTGATGGACGTGCCCAGGGAGAGGCGCTGA
- a CDS encoding AI-2E family transporter, translating into MAPTDETGQAAQQSSASGTTPPVRPPVGGAGANGRMPRWLPRAMVLALALVAVFQLGSWAFHQLTGLLINILIAFFLALAIEPAVSWMASRGMRRGFAAFVVFIGVVVVSAGFVTLLGSVLADQIIKLIEGFPEYLDSVINWINTHFKTDLKRVDIQEGLLRSDWLRNYVQNSATGVLDVSAQVIGGLFQLLTIALFSFYFAADGPRLRRAICSVLPPARQAEVLRAWEIAVNKTGGYIYSRGLMALISGVAHFVLLQALDVPYAPVLAVWVGLVSQFIPTIGTYLAGALPMLIAFTVDPWYALWVLIFVVIYQQFENYVLQPKLTSKTVDIHPAVAFGSVIAGTALLGAVGALIAIPAIATLQAFLGAYVRRYDVTDDPRVHGHHRRGEGAGLLTRARGLWARRPGAEQPGGGGEGSGERPS; encoded by the coding sequence GTGGCACCCACTGACGAGACCGGGCAGGCAGCCCAGCAGTCCTCAGCTTCAGGCACGACGCCGCCCGTCCGGCCCCCCGTCGGCGGGGCCGGGGCGAACGGCCGCATGCCGCGCTGGCTGCCCCGTGCCATGGTGCTCGCGCTCGCCCTCGTCGCCGTGTTCCAGCTGGGCAGCTGGGCCTTCCACCAGCTCACCGGCCTGCTGATCAACATCCTCATCGCGTTCTTCCTGGCCCTCGCCATCGAGCCCGCGGTGAGCTGGATGGCCTCGCGCGGCATGCGCCGAGGGTTCGCCGCGTTCGTCGTCTTCATCGGCGTGGTGGTCGTGTCGGCCGGTTTCGTCACCCTGCTCGGTTCCGTCCTCGCGGACCAGATCATCAAGCTGATCGAGGGCTTCCCCGAATACCTCGACTCCGTCATCAACTGGATCAACACGCACTTCAAGACCGACCTGAAACGCGTCGACATCCAGGAGGGCCTGCTCCGCTCCGACTGGCTGCGCAACTACGTCCAGAACAGCGCCACCGGCGTCCTGGACGTGTCCGCCCAGGTCATCGGGGGCCTCTTCCAACTGCTCACGATCGCCCTGTTCTCGTTCTACTTCGCCGCGGACGGCCCGCGACTGCGGCGCGCGATCTGCTCCGTCCTGCCGCCCGCCCGCCAGGCCGAGGTGCTGCGCGCGTGGGAGATCGCCGTGAACAAGACCGGCGGCTACATCTACTCCCGCGGTCTGATGGCGCTGATCTCCGGTGTGGCGCACTTCGTCCTGCTGCAGGCCCTGGACGTGCCCTACGCGCCCGTGCTCGCCGTGTGGGTGGGCCTGGTGTCGCAGTTCATCCCCACCATCGGCACCTACCTCGCGGGCGCCCTGCCCATGCTGATCGCGTTCACGGTGGATCCCTGGTACGCGCTGTGGGTGCTGATCTTCGTGGTGATCTACCAGCAGTTCGAGAACTACGTGCTGCAGCCCAAGCTGACCTCCAAGACCGTCGACATCCACCCCGCCGTCGCCTTCGGCTCGGTCATCGCCGGCACCGCCCTCCTCGGCGCAGTCGGCGCGCTCATCGCCATCCCCGCCATCGCCACGCTCCAGGCGTTCCTGGGGGCGTACGTCAGGCGCTACGACGTCACGGACGACCCCCGGGTGCACGGCCATCACCGACGGGGAGAAGGGGCGGGCCTGCTCACGCGCGCCAGGGGGTTGTGGGCACGGCGGCCGGGGGCGGAGCAGCCCGGAGGCGGGGGCGAGGGCTCGGGGGAGAGGCCTTCCTGA
- a CDS encoding AzlC family ABC transporter permease encodes MADRTALEDEDVDIGGKADRAVVRDALGVGVAVGLSGFAFGVTSAGSGLTLLQTCALSLLVFTGASQFALVGALAAGGGPFTAAAGALFLGVRNAFYGLRLSQLLALPRAVRPFAAQWVIDETAAVALAQPTRRAARLGFVVTGLTLYLLWNLTTLLGALGAEAIGDTDAWGLDAAGPAVFLALLAPMLKSGTERAVAGLAVLLGLGLLPVLPAGVPVLLAALAAPAVLWADGRRRGRGDAR; translated from the coding sequence GTGGCAGATCGGACAGCTCTCGAAGATGAAGACGTGGACATCGGTGGGAAGGCGGACCGGGCCGTCGTACGCGACGCCTTGGGGGTCGGGGTGGCCGTCGGGTTGTCCGGGTTCGCCTTCGGAGTGACCTCGGCCGGCAGCGGACTCACGCTGCTGCAGACGTGCGCGCTCAGTCTTCTGGTGTTCACCGGCGCGTCCCAGTTCGCCCTGGTGGGGGCCCTCGCGGCCGGAGGCGGCCCGTTCACCGCCGCCGCGGGGGCCCTCTTCCTCGGCGTGCGGAACGCCTTCTACGGCCTGCGTCTGTCGCAGCTGCTGGCGCTCCCGCGCGCGGTGCGGCCGTTCGCCGCCCAGTGGGTCATCGACGAGACGGCCGCCGTCGCGCTCGCCCAGCCCACGCGCCGCGCCGCGCGCCTCGGGTTCGTCGTGACCGGGCTGACCCTGTACCTCCTGTGGAACCTCACGACACTGCTCGGTGCCCTGGGCGCCGAGGCCATCGGGGACACCGACGCGTGGGGCCTGGACGCCGCCGGGCCCGCGGTGTTCCTGGCGCTGCTCGCGCCGATGCTGAAGTCCGGCACCGAGCGGGCTGTCGCCGGGCTCGCCGTGCTGCTGGGGCTCGGGCTGCTGCCCGTCCTGCCCGCCGGGGTACCGGTGCTGCTGGCCGCGCTGGCGGCGCCCGCCGTGCTGTGGGCGGACGGCCGGCGCCGGGGACGGGGGGACGCGCGGTGA